In a genomic window of Ralstonia insidiosa:
- the malQ gene encoding 4-alpha-glucanotransferase yields MNHVPDNTLHALAQQAGLQIEWNDTAGRAMHVSDDVLRTVLGCLGLPAATAAEVADSHAHLQAEADDLTVPGLITGVVGQPIVLETAPRQLAVLAGQPYRVDYENGGGTVEGTVGADRAALQLAPIPTAGYHRLRIDTGAGSSIDATLAIAPPRCYAVADALTARGRAPDARLWGSSAQLYGLRAPGALASLSAGLGSYANAGTLARSLAQHGADALALSPVHAMFSADPHRYSPYSPSSRLFLNAMMIDPAALFGEHAVRQAVADYSLGDIHARTEAATLIDWPASATARLTVLRALHQQMQQQVAAGDAPALRLHEDFQAFCTARGQSLLDHAHCEALDAHMREHDPQIWHWKQWPAAYQSPSDPAVHTFARDHADAVRFHLFLQWAAARQLAAAQRTAEDAGMAIGLIADLAIGTDSAGSHVWSRQQDVLIGVTVGAPPDLFNTQGQNWGLTTFSPRAMRSQGREGLRAFIEMLRAVMSTPGGVRIDHVLGLMRLWVIPDGAPALDGVYLRYPLQDLLRLIALESWRNRCIVIGEDLGTVPGGLRGQLAERGLLGMRILWFEREEEVPGQPFRPPQDWARTSVAMTSTHDLSTLAGWWVGNDLRWQGKLGLLPAGMDEAQAHVQRMADRHALVEAFAHHNHAIEQSGNPPPLHITALKLALERASTADSVDADVDADIALDATADDFTTAATAYTAAAPLPLTIVPMEDLLGLVEQPNLPSTVHTHPNWRRRQPGPADTVLDNPTVQTRLTALVRAGNNIA; encoded by the coding sequence ATGAACCACGTGCCCGACAACACCCTGCATGCGCTTGCCCAGCAGGCTGGCCTGCAGATCGAGTGGAACGACACTGCCGGCCGCGCCATGCACGTGAGCGACGACGTACTGCGCACCGTGCTGGGCTGCCTGGGCCTGCCTGCCGCCACGGCGGCAGAGGTTGCGGACAGCCACGCGCATCTGCAGGCCGAAGCCGATGACTTGACCGTGCCCGGGCTGATCACCGGCGTGGTCGGCCAACCCATCGTGCTGGAGACTGCGCCGCGCCAATTGGCCGTGCTGGCGGGGCAGCCCTATCGCGTGGATTACGAAAATGGCGGCGGCACGGTCGAAGGTACCGTCGGCGCCGACCGCGCCGCGCTGCAGTTGGCGCCGATACCTACAGCCGGTTATCACCGGTTGCGCATCGACACCGGGGCAGGCAGCAGCATCGACGCCACTCTCGCCATAGCGCCACCGCGCTGCTATGCCGTGGCCGATGCGCTGACAGCGCGTGGGCGAGCGCCCGACGCACGCCTGTGGGGCAGTTCGGCGCAGCTCTATGGCCTGCGGGCCCCCGGCGCTTTGGCCTCGCTTTCCGCCGGGCTGGGCAGCTACGCAAACGCGGGCACGCTGGCGCGCAGCCTCGCACAACACGGTGCCGATGCACTGGCCCTGAGCCCGGTGCACGCCATGTTCAGTGCAGACCCACATCGCTACTCGCCATATTCGCCATCGAGCCGATTGTTTCTCAACGCAATGATGATCGACCCCGCTGCGCTGTTCGGTGAACACGCCGTGCGACAGGCGGTGGCGGATTACAGCCTGGGCGACATCCATGCGCGCACGGAAGCCGCCACGCTGATCGACTGGCCCGCGAGTGCCACAGCACGGCTGACAGTGTTGCGCGCATTGCACCAGCAGATGCAGCAGCAGGTGGCCGCAGGCGATGCGCCCGCCCTCCGCCTACATGAAGACTTCCAAGCCTTTTGTACCGCGCGCGGCCAGAGCCTGCTCGACCATGCGCATTGCGAAGCGCTCGATGCCCACATGCGCGAGCACGATCCGCAGATCTGGCATTGGAAGCAATGGCCCGCGGCGTATCAGTCGCCATCCGACCCGGCAGTGCACACATTCGCCCGCGATCATGCAGATGCCGTGCGCTTCCACCTGTTTCTGCAATGGGCGGCCGCACGCCAGTTGGCCGCTGCACAGCGCACTGCAGAAGACGCCGGCATGGCCATCGGCCTGATCGCCGATCTGGCCATCGGCACCGACAGCGCGGGCAGCCATGTCTGGAGCCGGCAACAGGACGTGCTGATTGGCGTGACGGTGGGCGCCCCGCCCGACCTCTTCAACACGCAGGGGCAAAACTGGGGCCTGACCACCTTCAGCCCACGCGCCATGCGCTCGCAGGGTCGGGAGGGATTGCGGGCCTTCATCGAAATGCTGCGCGCGGTCATGTCCACACCCGGCGGCGTGCGCATTGACCACGTGCTCGGGCTGATGCGGCTGTGGGTGATTCCGGACGGTGCTCCCGCGCTGGATGGTGTGTACCTGCGCTACCCGCTGCAGGACCTGCTGCGGCTGATTGCGCTGGAGTCGTGGCGCAACCGCTGCATCGTCATCGGCGAAGACCTCGGCACCGTGCCAGGCGGGCTGCGCGGGCAACTGGCCGAGCGCGGCCTGCTCGGCATGCGCATCCTCTGGTTCGAGCGCGAGGAGGAAGTGCCCGGGCAACCGTTCCGCCCACCGCAAGACTGGGCGCGCACCTCCGTGGCGATGACCAGCACGCACGATCTGTCCACGCTGGCCGGCTGGTGGGTCGGCAACGATCTGCGCTGGCAAGGCAAGCTCGGTCTGCTGCCTGCCGGCATGGACGAAGCCCAGGCGCACGTGCAGCGTATGGCCGATCGGCATGCCCTGGTGGAAGCCTTCGCGCACCACAATCACGCGATCGAACAATCCGGCAATCCACCGCCGTTGCACATCACCGCGTTGAAGTTGGCGCTGGAACGCGCCAGCACGGCGGATTCAGTCGATGCCGATGTCGATGCCGACATCGCACTCGACGCCACCGCCGACGATTTCACCACGGCCGCCACGGCCTATACCGCCGCCGCGCCGCTGCCACTCACCATCGTGCCGATGGAAGACCTGCTCGGCCTGGTGGAGCAGCCGAACCTGCCCAGCACCGTCCATACGCATCCCAACTGGCGCCGCCGACAACCGGGGCCCGCAGACACGGTGCTGGATAACCCCACCGTGCAAACCCGCCTGACGGCGCTGGTCCGCGCCGGCAACAACATCGCCTAA
- a CDS encoding MFS transporter has protein sequence MFGWFKEISKGEKRTFWACFGGWALDALDVQMFSLVIPTIIAAWHIDKTEAGLVSGVTLVASALGGWIAGALTDRFGRVRTLQITVLWFSIATFVSAFAQNFEQFLVLKAIQGFGFGGEWAAGAVLMAESIRASHRGKAMGTVQSAWAVGWGAAVLLYALTYSFIEPDLAWRVMFAAGLLPALLIIYIRRGIQEPVPAAKPEASANAMPVSRFPLLDIFRPQVLRMTLIGGLLGVGAHGGYYALMTWLPTYLKTERHLSVLGTGGYLAVIIFAFWCGCVASAWLLDVIGRRGNILLFSCCCVVTVLVYLLVPLSDGAMLVLGFPLGFFAAGIPASMGALFNELYPHGVRGTGVGFCYNFGRVVSAAFPVLVGKMSASMSLGTAIGIDAAIAYAIVAVAVLMLPETRGRDLAAVTA, from the coding sequence ATGTTCGGCTGGTTCAAAGAGATTTCAAAAGGGGAGAAGCGCACCTTCTGGGCGTGCTTTGGCGGCTGGGCGCTCGATGCGCTCGACGTGCAGATGTTCAGCCTCGTCATTCCCACCATCATCGCGGCGTGGCATATCGACAAGACCGAGGCCGGGCTGGTGTCGGGCGTCACGCTGGTGGCCTCCGCGCTGGGCGGCTGGATTGCCGGTGCGCTGACCGACCGCTTCGGCCGGGTGCGCACGCTGCAGATCACGGTGTTGTGGTTTTCCATCGCAACATTCGTCTCGGCGTTTGCGCAGAACTTCGAGCAGTTCCTGGTGCTCAAGGCCATCCAGGGCTTCGGCTTTGGCGGGGAATGGGCAGCAGGCGCCGTGCTGATGGCCGAGAGCATTCGCGCCAGCCACCGCGGCAAGGCCATGGGTACCGTGCAAAGCGCATGGGCCGTGGGTTGGGGTGCGGCCGTGCTGCTGTACGCGCTCACGTATTCCTTCATCGAGCCGGACCTTGCCTGGCGCGTGATGTTTGCCGCAGGCCTGTTGCCGGCGCTGCTCATCATCTACATCCGCCGGGGTATTCAGGAACCCGTGCCGGCGGCCAAGCCGGAAGCGAGTGCCAATGCCATGCCGGTCTCGCGCTTCCCGCTGCTCGACATCTTCCGCCCACAGGTGCTGCGCATGACGCTGATTGGCGGCCTGCTGGGCGTGGGTGCGCATGGTGGCTACTACGCGCTGATGACGTGGTTGCCGACGTATCTGAAAACGGAGCGCCACCTGTCTGTGCTCGGCACGGGCGGCTACCTGGCAGTGATCATCTTCGCGTTCTGGTGCGGCTGCGTGGCCAGCGCCTGGCTGCTGGACGTGATCGGCCGTCGCGGCAACATCCTACTGTTCTCGTGCTGCTGCGTGGTCACGGTGCTGGTGTACCTGCTGGTGCCGCTGTCTGACGGCGCGATGTTGGTGCTGGGCTTTCCGCTGGGCTTCTTTGCCGCTGGCATTCCGGCCAGCATGGGGGCGCTGTTCAACGAGCTGTATCCGCATGGCGTGCGCGGCACGGGCGTGGGCTTTTGCTACAACTTTGGCCGTGTAGTGTCTGCCGCCTTCCCGGTGCTGGTGGGCAAGATGAGCGCATCGATGTCGCTCGGCACGGCCATCGGCATAGATGCGGCCATCGCGTACGCCATCGTCGCCGTGGCCGTGCTGATGCTGCCCGAAACACGCGGCCGCGATCTCGCCGCCGTGACAGCCTGA
- a CDS encoding sensor histidine kinase, whose amino-acid sequence MYALLPAFVSSLFLFYGVYVLSTRGRTRASLAFFSMTALTSLWQGLWAFLFQTTDADVAHLLAKLGWIAILIVPTAFYHFMAEVAERVEERRWIIASYTLNAVLIALLLGGHWVIAGVWHFPFGFYPKAGPLEAVHVAQTVVLALRSAWLLYAAQQHATAEKRKRLWVCLFGLGLYSLSAADYAVNYGVALYPPGVIFIATSLGIIAVGVVKFDLMHPYALAATVAHEVRTPLATIRLQASEIARAWPDLFRGYQLAVDNGLCNDREPLSPAMLERVSKLAGAISTEVASAHSIIEMALASVTLERLDKRTFSAHSLHGCVAMAVSQYPFQPGERERVRVREFDAGWHFVGSDTLLMYVLFNLIKNGLHAIQIARKGQIEISARRDGDAYVLEVRDDATGIPPKVLRRIFDPFFSTKHHGKGAGVGLMFCRRVMHAFGGRIQCESVVGEYTLFSMRFPQPSTI is encoded by the coding sequence ATGTACGCCCTCCTCCCTGCCTTCGTCTCGTCGCTGTTCCTGTTCTACGGCGTGTATGTGCTTAGCACACGCGGTCGGACGCGTGCCAGCTTGGCATTCTTCAGCATGACCGCGCTTACCAGCCTCTGGCAGGGGCTGTGGGCGTTCCTGTTTCAGACCACCGATGCCGACGTGGCGCATCTCCTGGCAAAACTCGGCTGGATCGCCATTCTGATCGTCCCGACGGCGTTCTATCACTTCATGGCAGAAGTCGCTGAGCGGGTGGAAGAGCGCCGCTGGATCATCGCCTCGTACACGCTCAATGCGGTGCTGATCGCGCTGCTGCTGGGCGGCCATTGGGTGATCGCGGGCGTTTGGCATTTTCCGTTCGGGTTTTATCCGAAGGCGGGCCCGCTTGAGGCCGTTCATGTTGCCCAAACCGTAGTATTGGCGCTGCGCAGCGCCTGGCTGCTCTATGCCGCCCAACAACATGCCACCGCAGAAAAGCGCAAACGCCTGTGGGTCTGCCTGTTTGGTCTTGGGCTCTATAGCCTCTCTGCTGCGGACTACGCGGTCAACTACGGTGTCGCACTCTATCCGCCCGGTGTGATCTTCATTGCCACCAGCCTTGGCATCATTGCCGTGGGCGTCGTGAAGTTTGACCTGATGCATCCGTATGCACTGGCCGCCACGGTGGCGCACGAAGTCCGCACGCCGCTGGCGACTATCCGGCTGCAGGCAAGCGAGATCGCGCGCGCATGGCCCGATCTGTTCCGGGGCTACCAATTGGCTGTCGACAACGGACTGTGCAATGACCGAGAACCGCTTTCTCCGGCCATGCTCGAGCGCGTGTCGAAACTGGCTGGTGCAATCAGCACAGAAGTTGCCAGCGCACACAGCATTATCGAAATGGCGTTGGCCTCTGTCACGCTGGAACGCCTCGACAAGCGCACGTTCAGCGCACATTCGCTGCACGGCTGCGTTGCGATGGCGGTTTCACAATACCCATTTCAACCAGGCGAGCGTGAGCGAGTTCGCGTCCGCGAGTTCGACGCCGGCTGGCATTTCGTCGGGTCAGATACGTTGCTGATGTATGTGCTATTCAATCTCATCAAGAACGGCCTGCACGCCATCCAGATCGCAAGGAAGGGGCAGATCGAAATTTCTGCCCGGCGCGACGGCGATGCCTATGTGCTGGAAGTGCGTGACGATGCGACCGGCATTCCGCCAAAGGTGCTTCGCCGCATTTTCGACCCGTTCTTTTCCACTAAGCACCATGGCAAGGGGGCAGGCGTGGGCCTGATGTTCTGTCGCCGCGTCATGCATGCGTTCGGTGGCCGCATTCAATGCGAGTCGGTAGTTGGGGAATACACGCTGTTCTCCATGCGGTTTCCCCAACCCTCAACGATTTAG
- a CDS encoding acyl-CoA thioesterase, with product MPTGQSIDAVVDQYLRSADLFTPFSAQQTFHHAFDVYLKDSNAFANTYFSRYFEWQGVARERWFYECIDANLVGGNLIFITKRAHQEFVQETFPFQRVDCYLNTFRVRSCSAYLVFRFMSGGRLVSLGYQQIVIASTDRNIQRIPAHIMQRAKQYELMEPAQMAA from the coding sequence ATGCCGACAGGCCAATCCATTGACGCAGTCGTTGATCAGTACCTGCGCAGCGCAGATCTTTTCACGCCATTTTCTGCACAACAGACTTTCCATCATGCTTTCGACGTGTACTTGAAAGATTCGAACGCTTTTGCCAACACCTATTTTTCCCGCTATTTCGAATGGCAGGGGGTGGCGCGTGAGCGGTGGTTTTATGAGTGCATTGATGCAAACCTGGTGGGCGGCAATCTGATCTTCATCACAAAGCGGGCGCATCAGGAGTTTGTGCAGGAAACGTTTCCGTTCCAGCGGGTCGACTGCTATCTGAATACGTTCCGTGTTCGGTCCTGCTCGGCGTATCTGGTGTTCCGCTTCATGTCCGGCGGGCGACTGGTGTCGCTGGGGTATCAGCAGATTGTCATTGCGAGCACGGATCGCAACATCCAACGCATACCGGCGCACATCATGCAGCGCGCCAAGCAGTATGAGTTGATGGAGCCTGCGCAGATGGCTGCATAA
- a CDS encoding sensor histidine kinase produces MYALLPIFVSSLFLLCGIHVLTTRWQTRAGRVFFCLTVLIGVWQGLWAFLFQANDVDTAQMLAKAGWVAILILPTALYHFATEVAECREEQRWLTAAYALDAVLIALLLCSELVIAGVRHFHFGFYPKAGPFEAVHIAQTIAVVSRSMWLLYVGQKNATAERRKRLRTCLFGVGLISLSAVDYATNYGVAIYPPGVFPLAIAPGTIAVGIIMFDLMRPYALAATVAHEVRTPLTTIRLQAAEIARAWPELFHGYRLAVEHGLCQPPTHPGMLERVSKLAGTISSEVASAHGVIDMALASVTLEQLDRRSFTRHSLRECVDTALAQYPFQSGERERVEIHNIRPDWYFNGSDTLLVYVLFNLLKNALHAIQIARKGHIEIACRQTEDSYILELRDSATGIPPTIQRRIFDPFFSTKQHGKGSGVGLTFCRRVMQAFDGSIQCESVVGEYALFSMRFPKGSSV; encoded by the coding sequence ATGTACGCGCTGTTACCGATCTTTGTTTCCTCGCTCTTCCTGCTCTGCGGCATCCACGTGCTTACGACGCGATGGCAGACGCGAGCGGGCCGGGTATTTTTCTGCCTGACCGTTCTCATCGGCGTGTGGCAGGGGCTATGGGCGTTCCTGTTTCAGGCGAACGACGTCGACACAGCGCAAATGCTCGCCAAAGCAGGCTGGGTAGCGATTCTCATATTGCCCACCGCGCTCTACCACTTCGCAACAGAAGTGGCGGAATGCCGGGAGGAGCAACGCTGGTTGACAGCAGCGTACGCGCTGGACGCCGTGCTGATTGCCCTCTTGTTGTGCAGCGAACTGGTGATCGCCGGCGTGCGGCATTTCCACTTTGGTTTCTATCCGAAAGCCGGCCCGTTCGAGGCCGTGCACATCGCACAGACCATTGCGGTGGTATCACGCAGCATGTGGCTGTTGTATGTGGGCCAGAAGAATGCCACCGCTGAAAGGCGCAAACGGTTGCGGACGTGTCTGTTTGGCGTTGGGCTGATTTCGCTGTCTGCGGTGGACTACGCGACAAACTATGGCGTTGCGATCTACCCGCCCGGCGTTTTTCCGCTTGCCATTGCCCCAGGCACGATCGCTGTGGGCATCATCATGTTTGATCTGATGCGCCCCTACGCGCTCGCCGCCACCGTCGCACACGAAGTACGTACACCGCTGACGACCATCCGCTTGCAGGCTGCAGAAATCGCACGCGCGTGGCCCGAACTCTTTCACGGATACCGATTGGCAGTCGAGCACGGCCTATGCCAACCGCCCACGCACCCAGGCATGCTGGAGCGCGTGTCCAAACTGGCAGGAACGATCTCGTCCGAGGTTGCTTCTGCGCACGGCGTGATCGACATGGCGCTTGCCTCTGTCACGCTGGAGCAACTCGATCGCCGCTCCTTCACTCGGCATTCGCTGCGTGAATGTGTGGATACGGCGCTAGCCCAGTATCCATTCCAATCCGGTGAGCGGGAGCGCGTGGAGATCCACAATATCCGCCCCGATTGGTACTTCAATGGCTCCGACACCCTGCTCGTCTACGTACTATTCAACCTTCTGAAGAATGCACTGCACGCCATTCAGATCGCGCGCAAAGGGCATATCGAAATTGCATGCCGGCAAACGGAAGATAGCTACATACTGGAACTGCGTGACAGCGCGACGGGCATTCCGCCCACGATTCAACGCCGCATCTTCGATCCTTTCTTCTCCACCAAGCAACATGGCAAGGGCTCAGGCGTTGGGTTGACCTTTTGCCGGCGCGTCATGCAAGCATTTGACGGCAGCATTCAGTGCGAATCCGTCGTGGGGGAATACGCACTGTTTTCCATGCGGTTTCCCAAAGGGTCGTCAGTCTGA
- the treZ gene encoding malto-oligosyltrehalose trehalohydrolase — MTAAAVPTPTSHPLHATQHAACFTHDLPFGATCLGPERTRFRLWAPDATEAWVEIDAGHERNGGNGGNTIRMDAEPDGWYAAIAPIGAGLGYRYRVTDRNGVTLTVPDPAARAQWQDLYGPSLVVDPARYLWRHADWQGRPWHETVLYELHVGAMGGAMGGFRGVRARLPELARLGVTAIELMPLAEFPGARNWGYDGVLPFAPDASYGSPDELKALIDTAHGLGLMVFLDVVYNHFGPDGNYLAHYARRFFHEGTHTPWGAAFDFREPVVREFFIQNALMWLMEYRFDGLRLDAVQAIGERDWLGELAARVRQAVEPGRYVHLVLENENNAASLLRGATTLATGPVDHAAATAGAFEAQWNDDGHHALHALLTGEHEAYYAAYADAPAKRLARVLQEGFCYQGEPSALHNGAPRGEPSGTLPPTAFVLYLQNHDQVGNRPLGERLTRLAHPEALHAAQALLLLCPQIPLLFMGEEWGSLRPFYYFTSHHGALADAVREGRRREFGRFSAFADPLKRERIPDPNDERTYQASWPGEAELTNPEHLAWLNRTHRLLTLRQAQIVPRLVGARALDAVPLGTTGALARWRLGDGSVLTLAVNLGAQPVSVPTALAGNPSDLLYESRDGAAATLATRHVPAHACIALLTLPAD; from the coding sequence ATGACTGCAGCTGCTGTACCCACCCCCACGTCACATCCCCTGCACGCCACGCAGCATGCGGCGTGCTTCACGCATGACCTGCCGTTTGGCGCGACGTGCCTCGGGCCGGAGCGCACGCGCTTCCGCCTGTGGGCGCCGGACGCCACCGAAGCGTGGGTCGAAATCGACGCTGGCCACGAGCGCAACGGCGGCAACGGCGGCAACACCATCCGCATGGACGCGGAGCCCGACGGCTGGTACGCAGCCATCGCCCCCATCGGCGCCGGCTTGGGCTACCGATACCGCGTAACCGACCGCAACGGTGTGACCCTCACCGTGCCTGACCCGGCTGCACGTGCGCAGTGGCAGGACCTCTATGGCCCCAGCCTGGTGGTCGACCCCGCACGCTACCTATGGCGCCACGCCGACTGGCAAGGCCGGCCGTGGCACGAGACCGTGCTGTACGAACTGCACGTCGGCGCGATGGGCGGTGCGATGGGTGGATTTCGCGGCGTACGTGCACGGCTGCCCGAGCTGGCGCGCCTGGGCGTCACCGCCATTGAACTGATGCCGCTGGCAGAGTTTCCGGGTGCGCGCAACTGGGGGTACGACGGCGTGCTGCCGTTTGCGCCAGACGCCAGCTACGGCTCGCCCGACGAACTCAAGGCGCTGATCGACACGGCGCACGGCCTCGGGCTGATGGTCTTTCTGGACGTGGTCTACAACCACTTCGGGCCCGACGGCAACTACCTGGCCCACTACGCGCGCCGCTTCTTCCACGAAGGCACGCACACGCCGTGGGGCGCCGCGTTCGATTTTCGCGAGCCGGTCGTGCGCGAGTTCTTCATCCAGAACGCACTGATGTGGCTGATGGAATATCGCTTCGATGGCCTGCGCCTGGACGCCGTGCAAGCCATTGGTGAGCGCGACTGGCTGGGCGAGCTGGCAGCGCGTGTACGCCAGGCGGTCGAGCCGGGGCGCTACGTGCACCTAGTGCTGGAGAACGAGAACAACGCCGCCTCGCTGCTGCGGGGGGCCACAACGTTGGCTACCGGACCGGTTGATCACGCAGCGGCCACGGCGGGCGCATTCGAAGCCCAGTGGAACGACGACGGCCACCACGCGCTGCACGCCCTGCTCACGGGCGAGCACGAAGCGTATTACGCGGCCTACGCCGATGCGCCGGCCAAGCGTCTTGCACGCGTGCTGCAGGAAGGCTTCTGCTATCAGGGCGAGCCCTCTGCGCTGCACAACGGCGCGCCGCGCGGCGAGCCCAGCGGCACCCTGCCGCCCACGGCCTTCGTGCTGTATCTGCAGAACCACGATCAGGTCGGCAACCGGCCGCTCGGTGAACGGCTCACGCGCCTCGCCCATCCGGAAGCCCTGCACGCCGCGCAAGCGCTGCTGCTGCTGTGCCCGCAAATCCCCCTGCTGTTCATGGGCGAGGAGTGGGGCAGCCTGCGGCCGTTCTACTACTTCACCAGCCACCACGGTGCGTTGGCCGATGCAGTGCGCGAGGGCCGGCGGCGCGAGTTCGGCCGGTTCTCGGCGTTCGCCGATCCGCTCAAGCGCGAGCGCATTCCCGACCCGAACGACGAGCGCACCTACCAGGCGTCCTGGCCCGGCGAGGCCGAACTCACCAACCCTGAGCACCTCGCCTGGCTCAACCGCACCCACCGGCTGCTGACACTGCGCCAGGCGCAGATCGTGCCGCGCCTGGTGGGCGCACGCGCGCTAGATGCCGTGCCGCTTGGCACCACGGGCGCACTGGCGCGCTGGCGACTGGGCGACGGCAGCGTACTGACACTCGCCGTCAACCTGGGCGCGCAGCCGGTATCCGTGCCGACTGCATTGGCGGGCAATCCCTCTGACCTGCTCTATGAATCGCGCGATGGTGCCGCCGCCACGCTGGCCACGCGTCACGTGCCCGCGCACGCCTGCATCGCGCTGCTGACGTTACCTGCTGACTGA
- a CDS encoding class I SAM-dependent methyltransferase, whose product MQQHRLVDQQFGQVAQAYLTSAVHAQGADLEALAALAQSMPHAKVLDLGCGGGHVSFAMAPHVAALVAVDLSEDMLAVVAAEAAKRGLKQLHTQAARAESLPFDDGAFDIVATRFSAHHWYDVRAGLAEARRVLKPGGKLVIVDIVAPETPLLDTLLQTAEVLRDASHVRDYRVSEWQAMLTDAGFQPGTPRTWKLTMSFDTWIARIRTPQVRADAIRDLFDHAADEARQYFAVAPDHSFAIDAMMIEAV is encoded by the coding sequence ATGCAGCAGCATCGACTCGTCGACCAGCAGTTCGGCCAGGTGGCCCAGGCCTATCTGACGAGCGCCGTACATGCCCAGGGCGCCGACCTGGAAGCGCTGGCCGCGCTGGCGCAATCGATGCCGCATGCCAAGGTGCTCGACCTGGGCTGCGGCGGCGGGCACGTGAGCTTTGCCATGGCGCCGCATGTGGCAGCCCTGGTGGCTGTCGATCTGTCGGAAGACATGCTGGCCGTGGTGGCGGCTGAAGCGGCCAAGCGCGGTCTCAAGCAACTGCATACGCAGGCCGCCCGCGCGGAAAGTCTGCCTTTCGACGACGGCGCATTCGACATCGTCGCCACGCGCTTCTCCGCCCACCACTGGTACGACGTACGCGCCGGGTTGGCCGAGGCGCGCCGCGTGCTCAAACCCGGCGGCAAGCTCGTCATTGTCGACATCGTTGCACCGGAAACACCGCTGCTCGACACGCTGCTGCAAACTGCCGAGGTCCTGCGCGATGCGTCACACGTGCGCGACTACCGTGTCTCCGAATGGCAGGCCATGCTGACCGATGCCGGCTTTCAGCCGGGCACGCCGCGCACCTGGAAGCTGACGATGTCCTTTGATACCTGGATTGCCCGCATCCGCACGCCGCAGGTGCGCGCCGATGCCATCCGCGACCTGTTCGACCACGCCGCCGATGAAGCCCGCCAGTACTTTGCCGTGGCACCGGACCATTCGTTTGCCATCGACGCGATGATGATCGAAGCGGTCTAG
- a CDS encoding amidohydrolase family protein, whose protein sequence is MPTRRAFNTGLLAMLGSTALAGCATTGTRTTSTTNAARITGIDTHAHVFERGLPLANARRYAPGYDAPLSAYLAQLDAHGLSNGVLIQPSFLGTDNSYLLAALKQAPQRLRGVAVIDPSAPDTLLAQMSTEGIVGIRLNLIGAPDPQLTSPVWQAALAHLHALDWHVELHVEARRLPTLLPPLLEAQVNVVVDHFGRPEPTLGVDDPGFGALLAAGRTRRVWVKISGAYRNGGNGDNGRGEAIAVAAMPRLKDSLGLDRLVWGSDWPHTQFESHITYDKMWAFVDVLLPNAADRKQVLVDTPAKLFRFV, encoded by the coding sequence ATGCCCACACGCCGTGCCTTCAACACCGGGTTGCTTGCCATGCTAGGTTCCACTGCCCTCGCCGGATGCGCCACCACCGGCACGCGTACGACCTCCACAACGAATGCCGCGCGCATCACCGGCATCGATACGCACGCCCACGTGTTCGAGCGCGGCTTGCCGCTGGCCAATGCGCGCCGCTATGCGCCGGGCTATGACGCGCCGCTGTCGGCCTACCTCGCGCAGCTCGACGCGCATGGCCTGTCGAACGGCGTGCTGATCCAGCCGAGCTTTCTGGGCACCGACAACAGCTACCTGCTGGCCGCACTCAAACAGGCACCGCAGCGCCTGCGTGGCGTGGCCGTCATCGACCCGTCCGCGCCCGACACCCTGCTCGCGCAGATGAGCACCGAGGGCATCGTCGGCATCCGCCTGAACCTGATCGGTGCACCGGACCCGCAGTTGACATCGCCCGTGTGGCAAGCCGCGTTGGCGCATCTGCATGCACTCGACTGGCATGTCGAGTTGCATGTAGAAGCCCGCCGCCTGCCCACCTTGCTGCCGCCGCTGCTGGAAGCCCAGGTGAACGTGGTGGTCGACCACTTCGGCCGCCCCGAGCCCACCCTGGGCGTGGACGACCCTGGCTTTGGCGCGTTGCTCGCCGCCGGCCGCACGCGCCGCGTGTGGGTGAAGATTTCGGGGGCTTACCGTAACGGCGGCAATGGCGACAATGGCCGCGGTGAAGCCATCGCCGTGGCCGCCATGCCGCGCCTGAAGGATTCGCTGGGACTGGACCGTCTGGTCTGGGGCAGCGACTGGCCGCACACGCAATTCGAATCGCACATCACCTACGACAAGATGTGGGCCTTTGTTGACGTGCTGTTGCCCAACGCGGCAGATCGCAAGCAGGTGCTGGTCGACACGCCCGCGAAGCTGTTCCGCTTCGTCTAA